A genomic region of Corticium candelabrum chromosome 22, ooCorCand1.1, whole genome shotgun sequence contains the following coding sequences:
- the LOC134197575 gene encoding mitogen-activated protein kinase 14-like gives MDALPNGFYRIELNRTTWEVPERYQQLSPVGIGAYGQVVSALDVETQTSVAIKKLARPFQSQVHAKRTYRELKLLKVMDHENVIGLLDVFTPNSSLDDFRDLYLVTALMGADLNNIIKFQSLSDDHVQFLIYQILRGLKYVHSAGVIHRDLKPSNIAVNEDCELKILDFGLARATDDEMTGYVATRWYRAPEIMLNWMHYSQNVDIWSVGCIMAELLTGKTLFPGSDHIDQLYKILQLVGTPDAVFMKKITSDSARSYLQSLPSTPKRPFSEIFVGANPLAIDILERMLVLDTDQRISAIDALAHPYFAKYSDPTDEPTCDPYDDSFEKLDVTIPEWKELVYKEVVDCIEKKMAGKVSGALQAGAVAMDM, from the exons ATGGATGCCTTACCCAATGGCTTTTACCGAATTGAACTTAACAGAACGACGTGGGAAGTTCCAGAACGCTATCAGCAACTCAGCCCCGTCGGTATCGGCGCCTACGGGCAAGTCGT GTCTGCTTTGGATGTGGAGACGCAGACAAGTGTTGCAATCAAGAAGTTAGCGAGGCCTTTTCAGTCACAAGTCCACGCCAAGCGCACGTACCGAGAACTAAAGCTGTTGAAAGTGATGGACCACGAGAAT GTCATAGGGCTGTTGGATGTTTTCACTCCTAATTCATCTCTGGACGATTTTCGGGATTT ATACCTTGTTACAGCACTGATGGGAGCCGACCTGAACAACATCATTAAATTTCAGTCGTTAAGTGATGATCATGTTCAGTTTCTCATTTACCAGATACTCCGTGGTCTTAAG TATGTTCATTCAGCTGGTGTAATACATCGA GATTTAAAACCAAGCAATATTGCAGTCAACGAAGATTGTGAACTGAAA ATTTTGGACTTTGGCCTGGCTCGAGCCACAGATGACGAAATGACCGGCTATGTGGCAACAAGATGGTACCGAGCACCAGAAATCATGCTCAATTGGATGCACTACAGCCAGAATG TTGATATTTGGTCGGTCGGTTGTATCATGGCTGAGCTGCTGACCGGTAAGACATTATTTCCCGGATCAGACCACATTGACCAGTTGTACAAGATACTTCAGCTTGTTGGCACACCAGATGCCGTGTTTATGAAAAAGATCACCAGCGACTCG GCTCGGTCGTACCTCCAGTCTCTTCCAAGCACGCCGAAACGACCGTTCTCCGAGATTTTTGTGGGTGCAAATCCTTTAG CTATAGATATTCTTGAACGGATGCTAGTGCTGGACACAGACCAACGGATTTCAGCCATTGATGCATTGGCTCATCCATATTTTGCAAAATATTCAGATCCTACTGATGAG CCAACGTGTGACCCATACGATGACTCGTTTGAAAAACTGGACGTTACAATACCTGAATGGAAAG AATTGGTATACAAAGAGGTTGTGGACTGCATTGAGAAGAAGATGGCAGGCAAGGTGTCTGGTGCATTACAAGCTGGAGCTGTGGCAATGGATATGTGA
- the LOC134197260 gene encoding integrin beta-like protein C has protein sequence MDWILSLVQVAFLMECVDSSHFRGGIITWKPVPKSNYMVEFSYKIGWRRSYTSHNCTVKNIQEQTVMPGEGSWECASGCSGTLLQAAYVCTDYSEIEDWIQGEYTFQYSFDNPGPFVIQHTNCCWMTKLAVGGSGSWSVSTTVDLNPRPHNSLINSSPVSASAPIIRLISGCSYNIPIHVDDPDGDEVRCRFGNGSSECGGVCRALPGANVVGKPCSINYTANSTNWFAVALIIEDFTSSSSTTPLSKVPLQFLIHVRDGTGEACSNALTFSESTIKEEQACIPVPPSGTFNTSIEVIETKISKLVEVNLVAPPGLLQSPVKQIGSNRGVTVEWTPTTAQYGQHVFCFLAVDNNGFTTEQRCVTLLAGASTPQLASNTLTPIGADTPINQRIFQAKFDQEVLRPSVHRSIKIMSTLYDPPKAVVYLDASKAAEVSVKGDTLTIYLPEYIDLLDEGVKHYILMDPGAVVGLMSCSGGGSPFRGISDPNEWSFDTVIPDRDPCEKNDGRGECEYRCGSVGNLYWCWCDHNAGFVVGPDGHSCFHQDFVDNCSCVNGACTGGGACECFIGWEGQTCATPLCRFQADCSNNGDCIAPEVCACKPGWGGPKCNVNVDLCSRYRSCKSCTRQTGCGWRNETKRCSSGTGYGPIHC, from the exons ATGGACTGGATCCTCTCTCTCGTACAAGTTGCGTTTCTGATGGAGTGTGTTGACAGTTCTCATTTCCGTGGTGGCATCATAACGTGGAAACCGGTTCCCAAATCCAACTACATG GTCGAGTTTTCCTACAAAATAGGGTGGAGGAGATCATATACTAGTCATAACTGTACTGTGAAAAACATCCAAGAACAAACCGTTATGCCAGGCGAAGGATCGTGGGAGTGTGCTTCAGGCTGCAGTGGAACTCTCTTACAAGCCGCTTATGTTTGCACCGACTATAGCGAAATTGAAGACTGGATACAAGGAGAATATACGTTCCAATACTCTTTCGACAATCCAGGACCATTTGTTATACA ACATACAAATTGCTGTTGGATGACTAAATTGGCTGTTGGCGGAAGCGGCTCGTGGTCTGTTAGTACAACTGTTGATTTGAATCCCCGACCTCACAATTCTCTAATCAATTCGTCACCAGTTTCAGCTTCTGCTCCAATTATCCGTCTTATCAGTGGTTGTAGCTACAACATCCCGATCCACGTTGACGATCCAGACGGAGACGAAGTGCGATGTCGATTTGGCAATGGCAGTAGCGAATGCGGCGGGGTATGCCGAGCACTTCCTGGTGCAAACGTAGTTGGG AAACCTTGCTCGATAAACTACACAGCTAACAGCACAAATTGGTTTGCAGTTGCACTGATAATTGAAGACTTCACGAGTTCTTCATCTACCACTCCACTCAGTAAAGTCCCATTGCAGTTTCTGATCCACGTACGAGATGGAACTGGAGAGGCGTGCAGCAATGCGCTCACCTTCAGTGAGTCCACAATAAAAGAAGAGCAAGCCTGCATCCCAGTTCCTCCGTCGGGAACGTTCAACACATCAATAGAAGTTATCGAAACAAAAATATCGAA ATTAGTGGAAGTAAACTTGGTGGCACCTCCGGGTTTACTACAATCGCCAGTCAAGCAAATAGGAAGTAACAGAGGAGTCACAGTTGAGTGGACGCCCACTACAGCTCAATATGGCCAACAcgttttctgttttcttgctgTCGATAACAATGG GTTTACGACAGAACAGCGCTGTGTAACGCTTCTTGCAGGAG CGTCAACTCCGCAATTGGCATCTAACACTCTCACGCCTATCGGTGCAGACACTCCCATAAACCAACGCATATTCCAAGCAAAATTTGATCAAGAA GTTCTCAGACCATCCGTTCACCGCTCCATTAAGATAATGTCCACACTGTATGATCCTCCGAAAGCAGTTGTATACCTAGATGCATCCAAAGCGGCAGAAGTGTCGGTCAAAGGCGACACACTCACAATCTATCTACCCGAATACATCGATTTGCTCGACGAAGGCGTAAAGCATTACATTCTGATGGACCCGGGAGCGGTAGTGGGACTGATGTCTTGCTCGGGAGGAGGCTCTCCATTCCGTGGCATTTCAGATCCGAACGAATGGTCATTTGACACAG TGATACCAGATCGTGATCCATGTGAGAAAAACGATGGAAGGGGAGAGTGTGAGTATCGATGCGGATCGGTCGGGAACTTATACTGGTGCTGGTGCGATCACAACGCGGGCTTTGTAGTTGGCCCCGATGGCCACTCCTGTTTTCACCAAGATTTCGTTGACAACTGTTCGTGTGTCAATGGGGCGTGTACTGGAGGAGGAGCTTGCGAGTGCTTTATTGGTTGGGAAGGCCAAACCTGCGCGACGCCTTTATGTCGTTTCCAAGCCGATTGCTCGAACAACGGAGACTGCATCGCTCCTGAAGTGTGCGCGTGTAAGCCAGGATGGGGCGGGCCTAAATGCAACGTTAACGTCGACTTGTGCTCTCGCTACCGATCCTGCAAATCGTGCACGCGACAAACCGGATGTGGATGGCGCAATGAAACGAAGCGATGTTCATCAGGAACCGGATACGGACCGATACACTGCTAA
- the LOC134197716 gene encoding uncharacterized protein LOC134197716 codes for MVWIAVVLSLSCLLECVDGSHFRGGIITWKPVSQSDLTSGSSGLEPLTGFTVEFSYKIAWRRSSQSPVCTEEDIRKQTLQPGEKSWDCVQGCSGTISAAPYFCTDYSELEDWTQGEYTFQYTFQSSGPFVVSHKGCCWISALIVGGGDDWSVPTTIDLNPRPDNGLINSSPISANTPIIRLLKGCSYSIPIHVDDPDGDEVRCRRGTSLLECGDICEGLPGSTIVAKPCTIEYTTTQTGWFAVALILEDFISSSSNTPLSKVPLQFLILVSETDGETCRTLLRFSETTIKEEQACIAIPPLGTFSTSIEVIETSTAKLSEINLVAPQGLQQTQIQQIGSNKGIRVNWTPTNEQEGQHIFCFVALDTNRLSTEQRCITLLSGATSPDVVQNTNFPIGNQVPSNQRIFRVKFDQKIHTPSVSRMIRIFSTISDPPDIVAELDTHDAKEVLIEGDTLTFYLPDVVWTLEDGVRYYILMDPGAVVGLRSCSGGGAPFRGISDPNEWYFETVLSNLDPCEPNNGKGDCEYDCYSFDNTYTCACDNNNGFVIAPDLHSCIHLEFDTKCSCVNGACRGGGACDCFIGWQGATCATPSCRFQADCSENGDCIAPGVCACRPGWGGPACNVDFCSRYRSCYSCTRRTGCGWCDEEQRCSAGSGYGRTRSSCPSWFYYYCHAIVEDTPYPQSCSLQVSHAKCRDDCLDNSYLRTRGPGSYEYCQKYVEACKRYAKCYSKTPSCLNWYEEECRFGLIGESSRRRQVRGNPEEELHSDVLEPQDSGVFVVDEVVRRIGESGIFPDDKGLLRRIAWVESRFGLDAGTFHTGDTPVGIWKIDKEMLEKTKDVEKYPLLKEKQKKILEEFGINWNAVTMLDLHKPLIAGLAARLLLAISGETIPSKYMVREQAEYWKNFYNKDETTSSATFLKKLESIRTTFSQESVLSCVNGIYVRETSSCLCEPDYTGILCDQLDCGCTGSRQCSGNGVCVRSSGADSEPICKCDSIWEGKCCEICPPVASSGDPHLHTIDGLPFDYFGIGEFVSCYSIANDFGVQLRFFKYKNTSMIGAAAVKIGEGVATIVAVRSTKGQSQMPVMRLNGEITPIVVGSRHELANSTVTLSISASTLAGGVAQLFFQFINGATYTIDVRYSQAVGGQFFDTSLGAPIPFMMTTTGLCGNMDGNQTNDFVSPNGILIETADEFGESWRIISNVSNTGAYTWSWSESNFHVDDAMTFEYTDPNHVPAYTVEGLDADMLKSAETACLLLGLEGQLLENCKLDVAITNDTAFLDQRVFTQGKCPSDCSNHGDCINGTCHCAGQWTGEACNEGGCINPCPPNSECLNGFCQCLFGYHEVETECIKASCQSVNNCTAPSHGRCRGPDNCLCNPGFRGPDCADISVCINNCSGNGMCDADGRCICDPNWSGELCDTPTCEDQQRCSGNGTCQGNGTCACNQGWTGSSCAIPDCSDVGQCSDEGVCVGPGSCDCNDGFTGPDCSVEMLCLHLSNCSGNGFCSKSGKCLCFDGFTGESCETPVCYGNCSGNGTCVSAYFCQCDDGWIGANCSQPSCKQLKFCSGHGICRSFDTCECNDLWKGDACDIPQCLAADMSLVECSGNGQCIGPNFCFCNETHYGDFCEKETQATIVATKTDIKLDAVTVIDFVISNVSLSVKSYIAFTCSAKGQPPPTVSILRDGRRLTPLSQEYQQFVIESLNTSDSGVYRCEANNTYRLDIREINVQVVEPPKIVRPEKLKGNIEIGSNANVYTGNRFSIMCNAVASQSPTFSWQVDGVGIQSGSHHGVRFRKGGKILVMNNANESHTGNYTCIATNNGGSVNRTSRIDVSPCRPSSRMAEVPVCAYTILFVEESNTINSVKAILPNLTLELDRSLLANGIGIKKGNYFSVIGFGTNVKSRMIRSGSRVIFSVHRVREALDQLSSSAITRDGLYAMYSALEDRRLKSKLVQHCAIHMLLVTNGSKVAVDDFPEKEFHRRLCLHQPLITNAILDIGLRVQTEGSEVSALGIDWRGYPYVQSPRENGEQQERLSTFDTSFISPATVSACREFIHYGLLPLQTTGSLWDMRSSLSLPKRRSMISAMTNVTVTALKDFKPCLACGCHERTSGKIVKLCYPDNKDDRICNCKSNTDPHRCRAIVGAYCETSGLMEMPLLANSLMSTC; via the exons ATGGTCTGgattgctgttgtgttgtcactgAGTTGCTTGCTGGAATGTGTTGATGGCTCTCATTTTCGTGGAGGCATTATCACATGGAAACCCGTTTCTCAATCTGACCTCACATCAGGCAGTTCGGGATTAGAACCACTAACTGGATTTACA GTCGAGTTTTCGTACAAAATAGCATGGAGAAGATCTTCTCAATCTCCCGTCTGTACTGAAGAAGACATTCGGAAACAAACTCTTCAGCCCGGGGAAAAGTCGTGGGACTGTGTTCAAGGCTGCAGTGGAACGATATCAGCAGCTCCTTACTTTTGCACCGACTATAGTGAATTAGAAGACTGGACACAAGGAGAATACACGTTCCAGTATACCTTTCAAAGTTCTGGACCCTTTGTTGTCAG ccACAAAGGTTGCTGCTGGATTTCAGCCTTGATTGTAGGTGGAGGCGACGATTGGTCAGTGCCCACCACAATTGATTTGAATCCTCGGCCTGACAACGGCCTAATTAATTCTTCACCAATATCCGCCAATACTCCAATCATTCGTCTTCTCAAAGGTTGCAGCTACAGCATTCCGATCCACGTCGATGATCCAGACGGAGACGAAGTGCGATGCAGACGAGGAACCAGTTTGCTCGAATGCGGTGACATTTGCGAAGGTCTTCCTGGTTCCACCATTGTCGCC AAACCTTGCACTATCGAGTACACGACGACTCAAACGGGTTGGTTTGCTGTCGCTCTGATTCTCGAAGACTTCATCAGCTCTTCGTCTAACACTCCCCTCAGTAAAGTACCTTTGCAGTTTCTGATTCTCGTAAGCGAGACGGACGGAGAAACATGCAGAACACTACTGCGCTTTAGCGAAACGACGATAAAAGAAGAACAGGCGTGTATCGCCATACCACCCTTGGGGACGTTTAGCACATCGATAGAAGTGATCGAGACGTCAACAGCAAA aCTTTCGGAAATAAACTTGGTGGCACCTCAGGgtttacaacaaacacaaattcagCAAATTGGAAGTAACAAAGGAATCAGAGTCAATTGGACACCTACTAATGAGCAAGAGGGTCAgcacattttttgttttgtggcTCTGGATACAAACAG ATTAAGCACAGAGCAGCGATGCATAACTCTTCTTTCAGGAG CCACAAGTCCAGACGTGGTGCAGAATACAAATTTTCCCATTGGTAACCAAGTACCTTCGAATCAGCGAATATTTAGAGTGAAATTCGACCAGAAG ATTCATACTCCATCAGTTTCTAGAATGATTCGAATATTTTCGACCATAAGTGATCCTCCTGACATTGTTGCCGAGCTGGACACGCACGATGCAAAAGAAGTCTTGATAGAGGGCGACACCCTTACATTTTACCTGCCTGATGTCGTATGGACTCTGGAAGATGGCGTGCGGTATTACATACTGATGGACCCTGGAGCAGTCGTGGGGCTGAGATCCTGCTCGGGAGGTGGTGCTCCGTTTCGTGGTATTTCGGATCCAAATGAATGGTATTTTGAAACGG TTTTATCAAACTTAGATCCATGTGAACCAAATAATGGTAAAGGTGATTGTGAGTACGATTGTTATTCGTTTGATAACACCTATACGTGTGCGTGCGACAACAACAATGGATTCGTAATTGCCCCCGACTTACACTCTTGCATTCACCTCGAATTCGACACAAAATGTTCATGCGTCAACGGGGCGTGTCGAGGAGGAGGAGCCTGTGATTGTTTTATCGGGTGGCAAGGCGCGACTTGCGCAACACCCTCTTGTCGCTTCCAAGCCGATTGCTCGGAGAACGGAGATTGCATCGCTCCCGGCGTGTGCGCGTGCAGACCCGGATGGGGCGGGCCTGCGTGCAACGTCGACTTCTGCTCGCGCTACCGATCCTGCTACTCCTGCACGAGACGCACAGGATGCGGATGGTGCGATGAAGAGCAGCGATGCTCTGCAGGAAGCGGATACGGCCGAACACGCAGCAGCTGCCCGTCGTGGTTTTACTACTATTGTCATGCCATTGTGGAAGACACGCCCTACCCCCAGTCTTGCTCACTCCAAGTCTCTCACGCAAAGTGCAGAGACGACTGTCTGGATAACTCGTATCTCCGCACGAGAGGTCCCGGGAGCTACGAATACTGTCAAAAGTACGTGGAGGCTTGCAAACGCTACGCCAAGTGCTACTCTAAGACACCGTCGTGTCTGAACTGGTACGAGGAAGAATGCCGTTTTGGATTGATCGGGGAGAGCTCAAGGAGACGAC AAGTTAGAGGTAATCCTGAAGAAGAATTGCATAGTGACG TACTCGAACCGCAAGATTCAGGAGTCTTCGTAGTAGACGAAGTTGTTAGGAGAATCGGAGAGTCGGGAATATTTCCGGACGACAAAGGCTTGTTGCGTCGAATAGCGTGGGTGGAGAGTCGATTCGGTTTGGATGCGGGAACGTTTCACACAGGCGATACTCCAGTGGGAATATGGAAAATAGATAAAGAAATGCTGGAAAAAACCAAAGACGTAGAAAAGTATCCGTTGCtgaaagagaaacaaaagaaaataCTAGAAGAGTTTGGGATCAACTGGAACGCCGTGACAATGCTAGACTTACACAAACCTCTCATTGCTGGCCTTGCTGCTCGCCTCTTGCTCGCCATAAGTGGAGAAACGATTCCAAGCAAATACATGGTAAGAGAACAAGCGGAATATTGGAAGAATTTTTACAATAAAGACGAAACAACGAGCTCAGCAACATTCTTGAAGAAATTGGAAAGCATCCGGACCACCTTCTCGCAAGAGTCTGTACTCT CGTGCGTAAACGGAATCTACGTGCGAGAGACGAGCAGCTGTTTGTGCGAGCCAGATTATACGGGTATTCTATGTGATCAACTAGACTGTGGATGTACCGGATCGCGTCAGTGTTCGGGTAACGGTGTCTGCGTTAGGAGTAGCGGAGCGGATAGTGAACCTATTTGTAAGTGTGACTCCATTTGGGAGGGTAAGTGTTGCGAAATCTGTCCGCCTGTGGCGTCCAGTGGAGACCCACATCTGCATACAATAGACG GTCTTCCGTTTGATTACTTTGGTATCGGCGAGTTCGTCAGTTGTTACAGCATTGCTAACGACTTTGGAGTTCAACTGCGATTCTTCAAGTACAAGAACACTTCAATGATTGGCGCAGCCGCAGTCAAGATAGGAGAAGGGGTGGCAACTATCGTTGCAGTGAGGTCGACAAAAGGGCAATCCCAAATGCCAGTGATGcg ATTAAACGGTGAAATAACGCCTATAGTGGTGGGTTCCCGTCATGAGTTGGCCAATAGCACCGTCACTCTTTCCATCAGTGCCAGCACGTTGGCCGGGGGTGTTGCACAGCTATTCTTTCAGTTCATAAACGGAGCAACCTACACCATTGACGTGCGTTACAGTCAAGCAGTCGGCGGTCAATTCTTCGATACCTCTCTTGGGGCTCCGATACCATTCATGATGACAACGACCGGCCTTTGTGGCAATATGGACGGTAATCAGACCAACGACTTTGTATCTCCAAACGGCATTCTAATAGAAACGGCAGACGAATTTGGGGAATCTT GGAGAATAATTTCAAACGTTTCAAATACAGGTGCCTATACTTGGTCTTGGTCAGAATCAAATTTTCATGTGGACGATGCTATGACTTTTGAATACACGGATCCCAACCATGTTCCTGCCTACACCGTCGAGGGTCTTGACGCAGACATGTTGAAA TCTGCGGAGACCGCGTGCTTGCTCTTGGGTCTCGAAGGTCAGCTGCTTGAGAACTGCAAGCTGGACGTGGCGATAACAAATGATACCGCTTTCTTGGATCAACGTGTGTTTACTCAAG GTAAATGTCCCTCCGACTGTTCTAATCATGGAGATTGCATCAATGGAACGTGTCACTGTGCCGGACAGTGGACGGGAGAAGCATGCAACGAAG GCGGATGCATTAATCCCTGTCCTCCAAACAGCGAATGTCTGAACGGATTTTGTCAGTGTCTCTTCGGATATCATGAAGTAGAAACCGAGTGCATCAAAG CCTCATGTCAAAGCGTGAACAATTGTACGGCGCCGTCTCATGGTCGTTGCAGAGGCCCGGATAACTGCTTGTGTAATCCGGGATTTCGAGGGCCCGACTGCGCTGACATCTCTGTTTGTATTAACAATTGTAGCGGAAATGGAATGTGTGATGCAGACGGGCGTTGCATATGCGATCCAAATTGGTCCGGTGAGCTTTGTGATACACCTACATGCGAGGATCAGCAACGGTGTTCAG GGAACGGAACGTGCCAAGGCAATGGTACGTGTGCGTGTAATCAGGGGTGGACTGGTAGCAGTTGTGCTATTCCAGACTGCAGTGACGTTGGCCAGTGTTCCGATGAAGGAGTCTGTGTAGGGCCGGGGTCTTGTGACTGTAACGACGGCTTTACAGGACCCGATTGCAGTGTGGAAATGCTCTGTCTTCACTTGTCTAATTGCAGTGGAAATGGCTTTTGCTCGAAATCAGGAAAATGTTTGTGCTTTGACGGATTCACTGGAGAAAGTTGTGAGACGCCTGTTTGCTATGGCAACTGCAGTGGCAACGGAACGTGCGTCAGTGCGTACTTTTGTCAGTGTGACGATGGATGGATTGGTGCAAACTGCAGTCAACCTTCATGCAAACAGTTGAAGTTCTGTTCAG GTCATGGAATATGTCGTTCGTTCGACACTTGCGAATGCAATGATTTGTGGAAGGGAGATGCTTGTGATATACCACAATGTCTAGCGGCTGATATGTCGTTAGTCGAATGCTCAGGAAACGGGCAATGTATTGGCCCAAACTTTTGTTTCTGCAATGAAACCCACTACGGAGACTTTTGTGAAAAAGAAA CGCAAGCGACTATCGttgcaacgaagacagacATCAAATTGGATGCAGTAACAGTGATCGACTTTGTAATCAGCAACGTATCGCTTAGCGTCAAGAGCTACATTGCTTTCACATGTTCCGCAAAAGGTCAACCACCACCAACTGTATCCATCTTAAGAGACGGTAGAAGACTTACACCGCTGTCACag GAATACCAACAATTTGTCATTGAAAGCCTAAACACATCTGATTCCGGTGTATACAGATGCGAAGCAAATAATACTTATCGCCTTGACATCCGGGAGATAAATGTCCAAGTTGTAG AACCACCCAAAATTGTAAGACCCGAGAAGCTAAAAGGCAACATAGAGATCGGAAGCAACGCCAACGTGTACACTGGAAATCGATTTTCCATAATGTGCAACGCCGTGGCAAGTCAATCGCCAACTTTCTCTTGGCAAGTAGATGGAGTGGGCATCCAAAGCGGCTCTCATCATGGCGTGAGATTTCGAAAAGGCGGGAAAATTCTGGTGATGAACAACGCTAACGAAAGTCACACGGGGAATTACACTTGCATAGCAACCAATAATGGTGGATCTGTTAACCGCACTTCGAGAATCGACGTCTCTCCTTGTCGTCCATCTTCGAGAATGGCTGAGGTCCCCGTGTGCGCCTACACGATCTTGTTCGTCGAGGAATCGAACACGATTAACAGCGTTAAAGCAATTCTGCCCAATCTGACGTTAGAGCTTGATCGATCTTTACTTGCTAACGGAATTGGTATCAAGAAAGGTAACTATTTCTCCGTCATCGGATTCGGTACCAACGTAAAGTCCCGGATGATACGCAGCGGATCTAGAGTAATTTTCTCGGTTCACCGGGTACGGGAGGCACTCGACCAACTGAGTAGTAGTGCAATTACTCGCGACGGACTCTACGCCATGTATAGTGCGTTAGAGGACCGTCGTCTAAAGTCAAAGTTGGTGCAACACTGTGCTATACATATGCTTCTGGTCACAAACGGCTCAAAGGTGGCTGTCGACGACTTCCCGGAAAAGGAATTCCATCGACGATTATGCCTACATCAGCCATTAATTACTAATGCCATTCTTGATATCGGACTGAGGGTCCAGACCGAGGGTTCCGAGGTGTCCGCACTTGGTATAGATTGGCGCGGGTATCCCTACGTGCAGTCGCCTAGAGAGAACGGAGAACAACAAGAGAGGCTTAGCACCTTCGACACATCATTTATCAGCCCGGCAACCGTTAGTGCCTGCCGTGAGTTTATACACTATGGCCTGTTGCCACTTCAGACTACTGGATCGTTATGGGACATGCGCTCTTCTTTGTCACTGCCGAAACGACGCAGCATGATCAGCGCGATGACTAACGTTACAGTAACCGCTCTGAAGGATTTCAAGCCGTGCCTCGCCTGCGGATGCCACGAGCGCACATCGGGAAAAATTGTGAAACTCTGCTATCCCGACAATAAGGACGACAGAATCTGTAATTGTAAGAGCAATACTGAC CCACACCGGTGCAGGGCAATAGTCGGAGCTTATTGCGAGACGTCTGGTCTGATGGAAATGCCTCTACTTGCAAATAGTCTGATGTCGACGTGTTGA